One part of the Sporosarcina ureae genome encodes these proteins:
- a CDS encoding helix-turn-helix domain-containing protein: protein MDNYIDEYLTIAQVCKKLRLNNVNDVYLLIEKRCFSSAVKINNLWHITVDDVEKYEQTLNVVASCLTIKQAAGNSKYGNKSITSIRTLIRNSRLPNAFKFNGEWWIPKSDLKQLAIEESKLLNTTQAYKQLNLTSHRNILNLINKGIFPNAFKDFNLKWKIPLKDIEEYEEK from the coding sequence TTGGATAATTATATTGATGAATATTTAACAATAGCTCAAGTTTGCAAAAAGCTTCGATTAAATAATGTTAATGATGTTTATTTACTCATTGAAAAAAGATGTTTTTCAAGCGCAGTAAAGATAAATAATTTATGGCATATCACCGTAGATGATGTTGAAAAATATGAACAAACATTAAACGTAGTGGCTAGTTGTTTAACTATTAAGCAAGCAGCTGGAAATTCGAAATATGGTAATAAAAGTATAACCTCCATTCGTACTTTAATTAGGAATTCAAGATTGCCTAATGCGTTTAAATTTAATGGTGAGTGGTGGATTCCCAAAAGTGATCTTAAACAATTAGCAATAGAAGAATCGAAATTATTAAATACAACGCAGGCTTACAAGCAACTAAATCTAACATCACACCGAAATATCCTAAATTTAATTAATAAGGGTATATTTCCAAATGCGTTCAAAGACTTTAATCTGAAATGGAAAATCCCTCTCAAAGATATAGAAGAATATGAAGAAAAATAA
- a CDS encoding helix-turn-helix domain-containing protein, with protein MKDIKDFIANQNTHNCIDLIEVSEKLGYKSTTTANRLVKNNQFPNAFKVGKKIWIPITDFERIQWKFQKKESVKKAIKPAPEPIQIPFKFKINTHGYIDVSETEKVFKLSKKKVINIINKGGFINYFKHNNKWLILKVEIENLKKEIQENEKKKFNTLSTMETAHRINVNRSVITQNLKNKFPNAFKIDNYWRIPLRDIEKYEEKTVFTDASEYTIQTALAELNTGLNSLYVKEKSRETNRLYLKFCTLQMNNCKGSMRYVKSRVLMYLRLYEKIASLIEEEIFHASPDMISSLLDKNSILTSHEKKNLTVFLRYTYRQKNIEPKEEFSYLTNTDKISSKEIYSPELFHEIYKYVNDIKNHSSPAIKDYSYANMWAYTILLLTDFIRGQDLIVNTPNLDLDNLGICSLNWFEENELSEEQAQTIINQLYTHFRYKRANKNGELLSKRQKMNTLFHIKENAPKNRLKILRGIFYFFDWI; from the coding sequence TTGAAAGATATCAAGGATTTTATAGCTAATCAAAATACACATAACTGTATAGACCTTATAGAGGTATCTGAAAAGCTTGGCTATAAGTCAACTACAACAGCAAATAGATTAGTTAAAAATAATCAATTTCCAAATGCATTTAAGGTTGGAAAAAAGATTTGGATACCAATAACTGATTTTGAAAGAATACAGTGGAAATTTCAAAAAAAAGAAAGCGTTAAAAAAGCGATAAAACCAGCACCAGAACCAATACAAATACCTTTTAAATTTAAAATTAATACCCATGGCTATATTGATGTATCTGAAACGGAAAAAGTATTTAAATTAAGCAAAAAAAAAGTGATTAACATCATTAATAAGGGTGGATTTATCAATTATTTTAAACATAATAATAAGTGGTTGATATTGAAAGTAGAAATTGAAAATTTGAAAAAAGAAATACAGGAAAACGAAAAAAAGAAATTCAATACACTATCAACTATGGAAACTGCTCATAGAATAAATGTGAATAGATCAGTTATTACTCAAAATCTGAAAAATAAATTTCCAAATGCATTTAAGATAGATAATTACTGGCGCATTCCTTTAAGAGATATTGAGAAGTACGAAGAAAAAACGGTATTTACCGATGCTTCAGAGTACACTATTCAAACAGCACTTGCTGAGTTAAACACAGGCTTAAATTCTTTATATGTTAAAGAGAAATCAAGAGAAACTAATAGACTATATCTAAAATTCTGTACTTTACAAATGAATAACTGTAAAGGTTCGATGCGATATGTGAAAAGTCGAGTTCTAATGTATTTAAGACTATATGAAAAAATAGCTAGTCTCATAGAGGAAGAAATCTTTCACGCCTCACCTGATATGATTTCATCTTTACTTGATAAAAATTCAATTTTGACATCGCATGAAAAAAAGAATTTAACTGTTTTTTTAAGATATACTTACCGACAAAAAAACATTGAACCTAAGGAAGAATTTAGCTATCTAACTAATACCGATAAAATAAGTAGCAAAGAAATTTATTCGCCTGAATTGTTTCATGAAATTTATAAATATGTAAATGATATAAAAAATCATTCTTCACCTGCTATAAAAGATTATAGTTATGCGAATATGTGGGCATATACTATATTATTATTAACAGACTTTATTAGAGGTCAAGATTTAATAGTAAATACGCCTAATCTGGATTTAGATAATCTGGGAATCTGCTCATTAAATTGGTTTGAAGAAAACGAATTATCAGAAGAACAGGCGCAGACTATCATAAATCAATTATATACTCATTTCCGTTATAAGAGAGCAAATAAAAATGGAGAGTTATTAAGTAAGCGTCAAAAAATGAACACGTTGTTTCATATAAAAGAAAATGCCCCAAAGAATCGATTAAAGATTCTTCGGGGCATTTTCTATTTCTTTGACTGGATATAA
- the tnpC gene encoding IS66 family transposase, giving the protein MRKPDKKTQLTIEELEKKNEQLEQEKKKLEAQMEWYKQQFTLLQQKRFGTSSEKTNKDQFELPLFNEAEVSSAILLVEPTLETINYTRKKRIGRADKLKDLPVETIHYDLSDSEKVCLECDHSMHEMSTQIRKELKIIPAQVTVVEHVQHIYSCRHCEEHAIKTPIKKAEMPNPVIPKGLASPSAIAYVMTQKFADGLPLYRQEKQLERMGIPLNRQTLSNWMLSSTTRWLKPFYDELYRRLREEKVLHADETVLQVLDEPGKRAESKSYMWLYRTGRDSKTPIVLFDYQASRAKENPQNFLKGYQGYLHVDGYAAYESIQNVELAGCWAHARRKFDEALKALKGAPAGAGRTTVAKKGLDFCNRLFAIERKTKDKMPEERLEIRKYDSQPVLDDFLVWLKEQKEKVAPKTATGTAISYTLKQWPKLITFMKDGRIEIDNNRAERSIKPFVIGRKNWLFAVSTRGATSSAIAYSLVETAKENGINPFFYLQFLFEELPQRNLEKIEEFEDLMPWSKTLPKNCYIQSKK; this is encoded by the coding sequence ATGAGAAAACCAGACAAGAAAACCCAACTTACAATTGAAGAGCTCGAGAAGAAGAACGAACAACTCGAGCAAGAGAAGAAAAAGCTTGAGGCTCAGATGGAATGGTACAAGCAACAGTTCACTCTACTCCAACAGAAACGCTTCGGAACTTCTAGTGAGAAGACGAACAAGGACCAGTTTGAATTACCGTTGTTCAATGAGGCAGAAGTTTCTTCAGCGATCCTTCTTGTAGAGCCTACGCTTGAGACGATAAACTATACACGCAAGAAGAGAATCGGACGTGCAGATAAGTTGAAAGACCTGCCGGTCGAGACGATTCACTATGACCTCTCTGATTCGGAGAAGGTCTGTTTAGAATGCGATCATTCCATGCACGAGATGAGCACACAGATACGCAAAGAACTGAAGATCATCCCGGCGCAAGTAACAGTTGTCGAACATGTACAGCATATCTACAGTTGCCGTCATTGTGAAGAACATGCGATCAAAACACCTATTAAGAAAGCTGAGATGCCGAACCCGGTGATCCCGAAGGGATTAGCGTCTCCATCTGCCATTGCATACGTGATGACGCAGAAGTTTGCTGATGGGCTTCCTCTTTATCGACAAGAGAAACAACTCGAACGGATGGGCATTCCATTGAATCGACAGACGCTATCGAACTGGATGCTTTCGAGTACGACGCGATGGCTCAAGCCGTTCTATGATGAACTCTATCGTCGTCTTCGTGAGGAAAAGGTTCTCCATGCGGACGAAACTGTCCTGCAAGTTCTCGACGAACCAGGGAAAAGGGCGGAATCAAAATCCTATATGTGGCTTTATCGGACAGGTAGAGACTCTAAGACACCGATCGTACTCTTTGATTATCAAGCAAGTCGTGCCAAAGAGAATCCGCAAAATTTTTTAAAAGGCTACCAGGGTTATCTCCATGTGGATGGCTATGCAGCCTACGAGTCTATTCAAAATGTGGAGCTCGCTGGCTGCTGGGCCCATGCTCGCCGTAAATTCGATGAGGCACTCAAGGCATTAAAAGGTGCGCCAGCTGGTGCAGGTCGAACGACGGTCGCTAAAAAGGGACTCGATTTCTGCAACCGATTGTTCGCAATTGAACGCAAGACGAAAGATAAAATGCCTGAAGAACGACTTGAAATAAGGAAATACGACAGTCAGCCTGTGCTGGATGATTTTTTGGTATGGCTAAAAGAACAAAAAGAAAAAGTCGCTCCGAAGACTGCAACTGGGACTGCCATCTCCTATACGCTTAAACAATGGCCTAAACTGATAACATTTATGAAAGATGGTCGTATCGAGATCGACAATAATCGAGCAGAGCGATCAATAAAACCTTTCGTAATCGGTAGAAAAAACTGGCTTTTTGCAGTTTCCACAAGAGGTGCTACTTCAAGTGCAATCGCCTATAGTCTCGTAGAGACCGCAAAAGAGAATGGCATAAACCCCTTCTTCTACCTGCAGTTCCTTTTCGAAGAACTTCCTCAACGTAATCTTGAAAAAATCGAGGAGTTTGAAGACTTGATGCCTTGGTCGAAGACCTTACCAAAGAATTGTTATATCCAGTCAAAGAAATAG
- the tnpB gene encoding IS66 family insertion sequence element accessory protein TnpB (TnpB, as the term is used for proteins encoded by IS66 family insertion elements, is considered an accessory protein, since TnpC, encoded by a neighboring gene, is a DDE family transposase.) has translation MMNDRAVGRVYLAAGPTDLRKSIDGLAVIVQELFQLDPFSKALFVFCNRKRDKLKILFWDHNGFWLYYRRLEKGLFDWPDLESVQPLSISSRQLNWLLDGLPLNQRDAHPSVSAKKVI, from the coding sequence ATGATGAATGATCGCGCCGTTGGGCGCGTCTATCTGGCTGCTGGTCCGACAGATCTTCGGAAGTCGATTGACGGACTAGCTGTCATTGTCCAAGAGCTGTTCCAACTTGATCCTTTCTCCAAAGCACTTTTTGTCTTCTGTAATCGGAAGAGAGATAAACTCAAGATTCTATTCTGGGATCACAATGGATTCTGGCTCTATTACCGAAGACTCGAGAAAGGGCTGTTCGATTGGCCGGATCTTGAGTCTGTTCAACCACTTTCCATTTCGAGCCGACAGTTGAACTGGCTCCTGGATGGGTTACCGTTGAACCAACGTGACGCACACCCTTCAGTCTCGGCGAAAAAAGTAATTTGA
- the tnpA gene encoding IS66 family insertion sequence element accessory protein TnpA — MKRKEKEAYWSAKIDEYQNSGLALSEWCETAEVAVHNMKYWLRKQSPVNHTARQETSWVSCVVEESIENSISLKVNHVDIEVTSGYDETLLLQVIRTLRQI; from the coding sequence TTGAAAAGAAAAGAGAAAGAAGCATACTGGTCTGCGAAGATCGATGAATATCAAAACAGTGGACTAGCGCTTTCTGAATGGTGTGAAACTGCAGAGGTTGCCGTGCACAATATGAAGTATTGGCTAAGGAAGCAGTCACCAGTTAATCATACCGCACGTCAGGAGACCAGTTGGGTCTCCTGTGTAGTGGAAGAATCGATAGAGAACTCGATTTCCTTGAAAGTAAATCATGTGGATATCGAGGTGACAAGTGGCTATGATGAAACTCTGTTACTTCAAGTGATCCGGACGCTACGTCAGATATGA